One window from the genome of Marinobacter sp. es.048 encodes:
- a CDS encoding HpcH/HpaI aldolase/citrate lyase family protein, with product MALPQEGSSNVRDRIIRSILFVPADNDRKLAKSIELEADAIAFDLEDSVLPANKPLARIKLGEFFKTNTCRSEHWVRVNDVRSGELLKDLAAVVPMQPVGIVLPKICGPEDIDVVGHWLEMAEAMTGVTVGQTKIIAVATETPEAVLRLSELGDKPRPRLRGLIWGAEDLSSAMGAGDPRNKDGSWRFLYQQVRGQMLLAAHMLDVQAIDTVYVDFRDSDGCLASARESRHDGFTGKVAIHPGQLEVINEAFTASEAEVLYAKRVLEAFEKGEGAVSLDGKMLDIPHLKAAQRVLDSVGVR from the coding sequence ATGGCGCTCCCACAGGAAGGCTCTTCGAACGTGAGAGATCGTATTATTCGTTCGATCTTGTTCGTTCCCGCAGATAATGACAGAAAATTGGCGAAATCCATTGAGCTTGAGGCCGATGCAATCGCTTTTGATCTCGAGGATTCTGTTTTGCCAGCAAATAAACCTCTGGCACGAATAAAGCTGGGGGAGTTTTTTAAAACCAACACCTGCCGCTCGGAACACTGGGTGAGAGTGAACGATGTGCGTTCTGGTGAACTACTGAAGGATCTTGCTGCAGTGGTACCGATGCAGCCGGTCGGTATTGTTCTGCCCAAGATATGCGGCCCGGAAGATATTGACGTGGTTGGCCACTGGCTTGAAATGGCTGAAGCCATGACAGGCGTAACCGTTGGTCAGACCAAAATTATTGCCGTAGCCACGGAAACTCCTGAGGCAGTGCTGCGTTTGTCCGAACTGGGTGATAAGCCCAGGCCAAGACTGAGAGGCTTGATCTGGGGCGCTGAAGACTTAAGTAGCGCCATGGGTGCTGGTGATCCCCGAAATAAGGATGGATCATGGCGTTTTCTATACCAGCAGGTTCGAGGCCAGATGTTGTTGGCCGCGCATATGTTGGACGTTCAAGCTATTGATACAGTGTACGTAGACTTCAGAGATTCAGACGGTTGCCTGGCTAGTGCCAGGGAGAGCCGCCACGACGGATTTACTGGAAAGGTAGCGATTCACCCAGGGCAGCTAGAAGTGATCAATGAGGCGTTCACGGCTTCTGAGGCAGAGGTGCTATATGCTAAACGGGTTCTCGAAGCCTTTGAGAAAGGTGAGGGAGCGGTGTCGCTAGATGGAAAGATGTTAGACATTCCGCATCTAAAGGCTGCACAGCGTGTGCTTGACAGTGTTGGAGTGCGTTGA